A window of the Arenibacter algicola genome harbors these coding sequences:
- a CDS encoding GLPGLI family protein, translated as MKNFHFFFLILFASQFGIYAQDFQGEATYFSKTTVNMDFGGRQIPEDRKKEIMQRMKEANERTYILTFDKSTSIYKEEERLEQPGNQRGGGRFGMMSGAGGDYYKDVRDGRYLVKNELFGKIFLVDDKLPILEWKLGGETKQIGNYTAFKATATRTIKRPNMRAIFRRGADNDENKEEEFTEKEIEITAWYAPDVPVNQGPGEYWGLPGLILEVKDDVTVILCTKLVLNPTEKKEIKAPSKGKNVTQEEYDKISKDKMAEMRENFRRGGGGGGNRGGGGGRP; from the coding sequence ATGAAAAATTTCCATTTTTTCTTTTTGATTCTATTTGCATCCCAATTCGGAATTTATGCCCAGGATTTTCAGGGAGAGGCTACCTATTTTAGTAAGACTACTGTTAATATGGATTTTGGCGGAAGACAAATACCGGAGGATAGAAAGAAGGAAATAATGCAAAGGATGAAGGAAGCCAATGAGCGGACCTATATTTTAACCTTTGACAAATCCACATCTATTTATAAGGAGGAGGAAAGATTGGAGCAGCCTGGCAACCAAAGGGGTGGTGGGCGATTTGGAATGATGAGCGGAGCCGGAGGTGATTATTATAAAGATGTAAGGGATGGTAGATATTTGGTTAAAAATGAACTTTTTGGAAAGATTTTTTTGGTGGATGATAAATTGCCAATCTTGGAATGGAAACTCGGTGGAGAAACAAAACAGATCGGTAATTATACTGCTTTTAAGGCTACAGCAACCAGAACCATTAAGAGGCCCAATATGAGGGCTATTTTTCGTAGGGGAGCGGACAACGATGAAAATAAGGAGGAGGAATTTACAGAAAAGGAAATTGAAATAACCGCTTGGTATGCCCCGGATGTTCCGGTAAATCAAGGTCCAGGAGAATATTGGGGACTACCAGGCCTAATTCTGGAGGTCAAGGATGATGTTACGGTTATACTATGTACAAAATTAGTGCTCAACCCAACAGAGAAGAAGGAGATAAAGGCTCCAAGTAAAGGTAAGAACGTTACCCAGGAGGAATATGATAAAATATCCAAGGACAAGATGGCCGAAATGCGGGAGAATTTCCGTCGTGGTGGCGGCGGAGGTGGAAATAGAGGTGGAGGCGGTGGCAGGCCTTAG
- a CDS encoding deoxynucleoside kinase yields the protein MHIAVAGNIGAGKTTLTRLLSKHYQWEAQFEDVVDNPYLDDFYNQMERWSFNLQIYFLNNRYRQILQIRKGGKDTIQDRTIYEDAHIFAPNLHAMGLMTNRDFSNYTSLFELMETLVQPPDLLIYLRSSIPNLVNQIHKRGREYENSISIDYLSRLNERYEAWAQSYEKGNLLVIDVDKLNFVDEPEDLGLVINKIDAEINGLF from the coding sequence ATGCATATCGCCGTTGCAGGAAATATTGGGGCTGGCAAAACAACCTTGACAAGATTATTATCCAAACACTACCAATGGGAGGCCCAATTTGAAGATGTGGTTGACAATCCCTATTTGGACGACTTTTACAATCAAATGGAAAGATGGAGCTTTAATCTCCAGATATACTTTTTAAACAATAGGTACAGACAAATTTTACAGATAAGGAAGGGCGGCAAAGACACTATTCAAGATAGGACTATCTACGAGGATGCCCATATTTTTGCCCCCAACCTCCATGCCATGGGTTTAATGACCAATAGGGATTTTAGCAATTACACCAGTCTATTCGAATTAATGGAAACATTGGTACAGCCTCCAGATCTATTAATTTATTTAAGAAGTTCCATCCCAAATTTGGTGAATCAAATCCACAAGCGAGGACGCGAATATGAAAACAGCATTTCTATCGACTACCTAAGCCGATTGAACGAACGTTATGAAGCATGGGCGCAAAGCTATGAAAAGGGCAACCTCTTGGTCATTGATGTAGACAAATTAAATTTTGTGGACGAACCGGAAGATTTGGGCTTGGTCATCAATAAAATTGATGCCGAGATCAATGGCCTTTTTTAA
- a CDS encoding MgtC/SapB family protein, which produces MDYHDLTTLGIAFGLGLLVGLQREKANSELAGVRTFTLIAILGVLAGFLSRDYQNPFILPVLGVALTSLLVAANFIKIKVFTNPDVGQTTEVAALLMFAIGAYLVMGDRVLGIVIGVSMSVLLYVKERLHGFINRLQEKDLSAIMTFAGISLVVLPILPNKTYGPYNVLNPQNIWLMITLIVGLSVLGYFIYKFVGKKLGIISNGVLGGLISSTATTVSYARKTVDTASISKMAAFVITVASAISLARVMVEIGVVIPEKLPVILLPLMVEFVVMALICLGMFYSINKDSKDDTMPEPENPAEFKSALVFGLLYGAILLAVAFANEEFGDDALYIVAIISGLTDVDAITLSLSQLIKIDALNVSTGWKLILLASLSNLVFKGVMAGILGTKQLAKWIALSFGIAIIVGIFLIWLWPASWHL; this is translated from the coding sequence CACGATTTAACTACACTCGGCATTGCTTTCGGATTGGGCCTTTTGGTTGGTCTTCAGCGGGAAAAGGCAAATAGTGAGTTGGCGGGGGTAAGGACCTTTACCCTGATTGCAATTTTAGGAGTTTTGGCGGGGTTTTTAAGTAGGGACTATCAAAACCCTTTTATTTTGCCTGTTCTCGGTGTTGCCCTAACCTCCCTTCTAGTGGCCGCTAATTTTATAAAGATAAAGGTATTTACTAATCCGGATGTTGGGCAGACAACGGAGGTGGCCGCTTTATTGATGTTTGCTATTGGTGCTTATTTGGTAATGGGGGATAGGGTGTTGGGCATTGTAATTGGGGTTTCCATGTCTGTACTTCTTTATGTAAAGGAAAGGCTTCATGGTTTTATAAATAGACTACAGGAAAAGGATCTTTCCGCTATTATGACCTTTGCAGGAATTTCCTTGGTAGTGCTTCCCATTCTTCCCAATAAAACCTATGGGCCTTACAACGTGCTTAATCCCCAAAACATTTGGTTAATGATTACGCTCATAGTAGGGCTGAGTGTCTTGGGATATTTTATTTATAAGTTTGTCGGGAAAAAGTTGGGGATTATTTCCAATGGTGTTTTGGGGGGATTGATCAGTAGTACGGCAACCACCGTTAGTTATGCCCGTAAAACTGTAGATACGGCATCCATAAGCAAAATGGCGGCCTTTGTGATCACCGTTGCTTCTGCCATATCCCTGGCCAGGGTAATGGTAGAGATAGGGGTGGTAATACCAGAAAAATTACCTGTAATTCTACTGCCATTAATGGTAGAATTTGTAGTCATGGCACTTATTTGTCTGGGTATGTTCTATAGTATAAACAAGGATTCCAAGGATGATACAATGCCTGAACCGGAAAACCCTGCCGAATTTAAAAGTGCGTTGGTATTTGGGTTGCTTTACGGGGCCATATTGTTGGCGGTAGCATTTGCCAATGAGGAGTTTGGAGATGACGCCCTATATATTGTGGCTATAATAAGCGGACTAACAGACGTGGATGCCATAACCCTATCTTTGTCGCAGCTAATTAAAATCGATGCCTTAAACGTGTCTACGGGTTGGAAACTTATACTTTTGGCCAGCTTGTCAAATTTGGTTTTTAAGGGTGTTATGGCAGGAATTTTGGGTACCAAACAGTTGGCGAAATGGATTGCGCTTTCCTTTGGAATAGCTATAATTGTAGGCATATTTTTAATATGGCTATGGCCTGCTTCCTGGCATTTATGA